A genomic segment from Granulicella arctica encodes:
- a CDS encoding MAE_28990/MAE_18760 family HEPN-like nuclease, producing MNIPELRAELESDRAWREDEIRFLQNQLSDFPEDEKLRQRRPLLLILYAHYEGFCKFALTLYVNAINREGLPISQVNYALATACLSDLLEAMCDNSSKSDLFRHALPDDVKLHRFARQREFVRSIDTYLSRPARIPVNIVDLESNLKPAVLRKLLYQIGFQHDQFAFIESEIQQLLKARNGIAHGETKDGIDGRTYLRLRQCAFKVMAGVLTQVSQALSEQSYERRTPYLLPASIVQSVLPSAH from the coding sequence ATGAACATCCCTGAGCTGAGAGCTGAGCTCGAATCAGACCGCGCATGGCGAGAAGATGAAATTCGTTTTCTGCAGAATCAACTCTCTGACTTTCCTGAAGACGAAAAGCTTAGGCAGCGCAGACCGCTGCTCTTGATTCTTTATGCTCACTATGAGGGTTTTTGCAAATTTGCCTTGACGCTCTACGTCAATGCAATCAACCGAGAGGGCTTGCCTATTTCGCAGGTGAACTACGCGCTTGCAACGGCATGTTTGAGCGATCTTTTAGAGGCAATGTGTGACAACAGCAGCAAATCGGACCTCTTCCGGCACGCGTTGCCTGATGATGTAAAGCTTCACAGGTTTGCTCGGCAAAGGGAATTCGTGCGTAGCATCGACACGTACCTAAGCCGCCCTGCGCGCATTCCGGTTAACATCGTGGATCTCGAAAGCAATCTCAAACCTGCTGTGTTGCGGAAGCTTCTCTACCAGATTGGATTTCAGCATGATCAGTTCGCGTTTATCGAAAGTGAAATACAACAACTTCTCAAAGCTCGCAACGGTATTGCACATGGGGAAACGAAAGATGGGATAGATGGACGCACCTATCTGCGTCTACGTCAGTGTGCTTTCAAGGTAATGGCGGGAGTTCTGACACAGGTGAGTCAGGCGCTGAGCGAACAATCGTATGAGCGCAGGACACCTTATCTGCTACCTGCTTCGATCGTCCAGTCGGTGCTTCCATCCGCACATTGA
- a CDS encoding DUF262 domain-containing protein: MADNRITDLIAALDSGASKVHTQALDVSFNEILDMYSSNELDISPDYQRLFRWPLGAQSRFIESLLLEMPVPPIYVVEAEEGRYMLIDGLQRISSYLHLRGVLEAPHLKEPIHLGESLTLQDCDIVHALNGLKYEDLGTALQIRLKRAFVRMEVVRKGSDPRFKYYMFKRLNTGGEALTAQQLRNCTIRLLSADFNDFIITLSQSQDYKATTQGLTEEQRLGAFDQELVLRFFAMKNNRPSFKHDIADFLTEYMESVSERTDTPPFDYVGEEKIFVKTFTVLAASLGEEAFAYASKDRTKLTRSFSVLHFEAISLGLQGSLPNLEPTDLAMMTKVKTVLMALKLDSSFYGLTTGGGKNSSGQLAARINAVSEALRVAGL; encoded by the coding sequence ATGGCCGACAACCGCATCACCGATTTAATAGCCGCTCTCGATAGCGGAGCAAGCAAGGTACATACCCAGGCTCTCGATGTCTCGTTCAATGAGATCTTGGACATGTACAGCTCGAACGAGCTCGATATTAGCCCCGACTATCAACGATTATTTCGATGGCCGCTAGGTGCTCAGTCACGCTTTATCGAAAGTCTTCTCTTGGAGATGCCTGTGCCTCCCATTTACGTGGTCGAGGCCGAGGAGGGAAGGTACATGCTGATTGATGGTTTGCAGCGAATCTCCTCGTATCTCCACTTGCGCGGTGTGCTTGAGGCACCGCACCTGAAAGAACCTATCCACTTAGGCGAATCGTTGACTCTTCAGGACTGTGACATAGTGCATGCGCTGAATGGTCTCAAGTATGAAGACTTAGGAACCGCTTTGCAGATACGTCTTAAACGGGCTTTTGTACGTATGGAAGTAGTTCGAAAAGGGAGTGACCCTCGGTTCAAATACTACATGTTCAAGCGGTTGAACACAGGGGGAGAAGCGCTCACAGCGCAACAGCTCCGGAACTGCACCATCCGTTTGCTCAGCGCCGATTTTAACGACTTCATCATCACCCTCAGCCAGTCTCAGGACTACAAAGCAACCACCCAGGGCCTCACCGAAGAGCAACGCTTGGGGGCGTTCGATCAAGAACTGGTTCTTCGCTTCTTCGCAATGAAGAACAATCGCCCTTCCTTCAAGCACGACATTGCTGATTTCCTAACGGAATACATGGAATCCGTCTCTGAAAGAACAGACACCCCTCCGTTCGATTATGTTGGGGAAGAGAAGATTTTCGTGAAAACCTTTACGGTCCTTGCAGCATCGCTCGGGGAGGAGGCGTTTGCCTACGCCAGCAAAGATCGAACCAAGTTAACCAGGAGTTTCAGTGTTTTACACTTTGAGGCAATCTCTTTGGGGCTGCAAGGCTCTCTTCCCAATCTTGAACCTACCGATCTGGCCATGATGACTAAGGTAAAAACTGTCCTTATGGCGCTCAAGCTCGACTCTTCTTTTTACGGACTCACGACCGGCGGTGGAAAGAACTCTTCAGGACAGCTTGCCGCACGCATCAATGCCGTGTCGGAGGCTTTGCGAGTTGCAGGACTATGA
- a CDS encoding DNA methyltransferase yields MLNQTPVSINPKRPRKPTGRETWYPFYAGFSQAFAEEMIKSAQLNSEATVLDPWNGSGTTTSTASAQGYRAYGFDINPVSVILAKGRNFPISAAPSLKPLARAILELRADYEPSGSDPLDTWFVPTTSLRLRQIETGIRHLMVESIQPSCISSLAAFFYIALFRSTRDHLAPLRLSNPTWIKRNSQNPKITVPTVELDASFLQHVERMQSTLAQEVSSETRVDAPCEIAIASSEAIPLPPGSINYVLSSPPYCTRIDYGVATMPELAILGFNSAHDLRLLRDSTIGTTTIKATTPIRDPEWGTTCLAFLDAVENHASRASQSYYLKTHLQYFSSIATSLAEISRCLAADGTCCLVVQDSHYKEVYNDLPGIFTEMGAHHGLQLTNRTDFSVDRNLAGIHAHARRYRSSSEATETVLSFAKRTV; encoded by the coding sequence ATGCTCAATCAAACTCCCGTATCAATCAACCCGAAGCGCCCACGAAAGCCGACAGGGCGGGAGACCTGGTACCCGTTCTACGCAGGCTTCTCCCAGGCGTTCGCAGAGGAGATGATCAAGAGCGCTCAGCTGAATTCTGAAGCGACTGTTTTAGACCCCTGGAATGGAAGTGGGACCACGACTAGCACAGCCAGCGCTCAGGGCTACCGTGCATACGGGTTTGACATCAATCCAGTTTCGGTAATCCTTGCCAAGGGGCGAAACTTCCCCATTTCTGCGGCTCCCAGCCTCAAACCACTTGCCCGAGCCATTCTGGAGCTTAGAGCCGACTACGAGCCGTCAGGCTCTGATCCGCTAGATACTTGGTTTGTACCTACGACCAGCCTGCGATTACGACAGATTGAAACTGGCATACGTCACTTGATGGTTGAATCGATCCAGCCGAGCTGTATTTCATCTCTAGCAGCATTCTTCTATATAGCTCTATTTCGGAGCACCCGTGATCACTTAGCGCCGCTTCGTCTTTCAAATCCGACATGGATAAAACGCAACTCTCAGAATCCTAAAATCACAGTGCCAACAGTGGAGCTGGATGCTTCATTCCTGCAGCACGTAGAACGGATGCAGTCCACTCTCGCTCAAGAGGTGTCTTCAGAAACTCGCGTTGACGCCCCATGTGAGATTGCCATTGCATCTTCTGAAGCAATTCCCTTACCCCCCGGAAGCATCAACTACGTTCTGTCTTCTCCTCCATACTGCACTCGCATCGACTATGGAGTTGCGACCATGCCGGAGCTGGCTATCTTAGGCTTCAACTCTGCGCATGATCTCCGGTTGCTTCGAGACTCGACGATAGGTACAACCACCATAAAAGCCACAACGCCTATACGTGACCCAGAATGGGGCACGACGTGTCTCGCGTTTCTAGATGCCGTAGAAAACCACGCAAGCCGAGCATCGCAATCGTATTACCTCAAGACACACCTTCAATATTTCAGCTCGATCGCAACCTCGCTAGCGGAGATTTCGCGGTGCCTAGCCGCCGATGGTACTTGTTGCCTGGTCGTCCAGGACTCCCATTACAAAGAGGTTTACAACGACTTGCCGGGCATCTTCACAGAAATGGGCGCTCACCACGGGCTACAGTTGACGAATAGAACTGATTTTAGTGTTGATCGCAATCTTGCTGGGATTCACGCACATGCACGCCGTTACCGCTCGTCAAGTGAGGCCACTGAGACCGTTTTAAGCTTTGCCAAAAGAACTGTATAG
- a CDS encoding recombinase family protein — MVKAKEPNATQKPRHPPKGQLVGYVRVSTFDQNENRQLEGVKIDRVFMDKASGKDVNRPQLELMMSFVREGDTIVCHSMDRLGRNLDDLRKMVLDLTSRGVHVRFVKESLIFTGEDSPMANLLLSVMGAFAQFERELIRERQREGIELAKKAGAYRGRKHSLTMARAAELRLRLSEGENKSSLAREFGVDRTTVYRYAKNPNGGRT; from the coding sequence ATGGTCAAGGCTAAAGAACCTAACGCTACACAAAAGCCCCGACATCCTCCGAAAGGCCAGCTCGTGGGTTATGTGCGCGTGAGCACCTTTGATCAAAACGAAAACCGGCAGCTGGAAGGAGTGAAGATTGACCGCGTGTTCATGGACAAGGCTTCGGGAAAAGATGTGAACCGTCCCCAGCTCGAACTCATGATGAGCTTCGTCCGCGAGGGTGACACTATCGTCTGCCATTCGATGGACCGGCTCGGCCGCAACCTCGATGATTTACGGAAGATGGTTCTCGATCTGACTAGTCGGGGCGTCCACGTCCGGTTCGTCAAGGAAAGCCTGATCTTCACCGGCGAAGATTCCCCGATGGCGAATCTGCTGCTGAGCGTCATGGGAGCTTTCGCGCAGTTTGAGCGCGAGCTGATCCGTGAGAGACAGAGAGAGGGAATCGAACTGGCGAAAAAAGCCGGGGCTTATCGGGGCCGCAAGCATTCGCTGACGATGGCTCGGGCTGCGGAGTTGCGGCTACGGCTGAGTGAAGGTGAAAACAAGTCGTCTCTGGCAAGAGAATTCGGAGTAGACCGGACGACGGTCTATCGTTATGCCAAGAACCCGAACGGAGGTCGAACATGA
- a CDS encoding HNH endonuclease, translating into MKKGTQRAMHCRCGHPKILAVGLCATCYTLKRQDGEYFGGLREAVLKRDGHRCRVCGKPGGRKRSLAVHHRVTGKSELDLMITLCLAHHAMVTRTLVLLQDWPELLRVLWREQHPEAHEQTALDFRVLSSPAEQTELPESYTHKLAVPKSHGLSVGPIRDHKRGSGR; encoded by the coding sequence ATGAAGAAGGGGACTCAGAGGGCGATGCACTGCCGGTGCGGGCATCCGAAGATTCTTGCGGTCGGGCTCTGTGCCACCTGCTACACACTCAAAAGGCAGGATGGGGAGTATTTCGGCGGCCTTCGAGAGGCTGTACTGAAGCGTGATGGACATCGATGCCGGGTCTGTGGCAAGCCTGGAGGCCGAAAGCGAAGTCTTGCCGTTCATCACCGTGTTACCGGCAAGTCAGAGTTGGACCTGATGATTACGCTGTGCCTGGCACATCATGCGATGGTGACTCGCACCTTGGTTCTGCTGCAAGACTGGCCGGAGTTGCTGCGCGTGCTCTGGCGTGAGCAGCACCCAGAGGCACATGAACAAACCGCTCTAGATTTCCGCGTTCTTAGTTCTCCTGCAGAGCAGACGGAACTGCCGGAGTCATATACGCACAAGCTAGCCGTGCCGAAATCCCATGGTCTATCAGTGGGACCGATACGTGACCATAAACGTGGCAGCGGTCGATAG
- a CDS encoding pyridoxal phosphate-dependent decarboxylase family protein, with the protein MKLELELLRTADDRAAAYLSQVGKRRVFPSSESLADLVAFEETLPESGHDPFEGLALLDEKGSPATVATNDPRYFGFVIGAALPAAAAAERLMLAWDQSASLSLGSPVAAKVEKVAANWILEILDLPRESAVGFGTSATACTLACIATARRSILERQSWNVDEDGLIGAPEVEVVISETAHITVKKALRILGFGMKRVHTVPVDSYGRLDATSLPTLNDRTILCLQAGEVNTGEFDPFEEIIPIAQAAGAWVHVDGAFGLWARASNRSHLTEGIQHADSWTTDGHKWLNTPYDCAMAICRNANALAGAMNSDAVYSTASPDAQKNLTLEFSRRARGIPVWAALRSLGRSGVAEMVERHCALAERIAAGLKEAGYTVLNRVVLNQVVACASNDDETKRIVKAAQESGETWFGATVWQGKAAFRISVSSWRTTQLYADQLIALLRSLQQTSQIVP; encoded by the coding sequence ATGAAGCTTGAATTGGAACTGCTGCGCACTGCGGACGATCGTGCAGCCGCGTACCTGAGTCAGGTTGGAAAGCGGCGGGTATTCCCGAGCTCCGAGAGCCTGGCAGATCTCGTAGCGTTCGAAGAAACTCTGCCTGAGAGCGGACACGATCCCTTCGAAGGTCTGGCTTTGCTCGACGAAAAGGGTTCACCGGCGACTGTCGCAACAAACGATCCACGCTACTTTGGCTTCGTCATCGGAGCAGCACTGCCTGCGGCCGCGGCCGCCGAGCGGCTGATGCTGGCATGGGATCAAAGCGCCTCACTATCTCTAGGCTCGCCTGTAGCAGCGAAAGTCGAAAAGGTTGCCGCAAATTGGATTCTTGAGATCCTCGATTTACCTCGCGAGAGTGCTGTTGGGTTCGGCACAAGCGCGACGGCCTGCACATTGGCCTGTATCGCGACGGCGCGCAGGTCAATTCTTGAGCGTCAGAGCTGGAACGTGGATGAGGATGGCTTGATTGGCGCGCCCGAAGTTGAGGTCGTCATCTCTGAAACAGCTCACATCACCGTTAAGAAGGCACTGCGTATTCTCGGTTTCGGAATGAAGCGGGTCCATACGGTACCAGTGGACTCATACGGCCGTCTGGACGCCACGAGCCTGCCGACGCTTAATGACCGTACGATCCTCTGCTTGCAGGCTGGAGAGGTAAACACCGGAGAGTTCGATCCATTCGAAGAGATCATCCCGATTGCACAAGCTGCGGGAGCGTGGGTCCATGTGGATGGCGCCTTTGGACTCTGGGCACGAGCCTCAAACAGGTCTCATCTCACCGAGGGAATACAACATGCTGACAGTTGGACAACCGATGGCCACAAGTGGCTCAACACACCATACGACTGTGCCATGGCTATCTGTCGCAATGCGAATGCGCTTGCCGGCGCGATGAACAGTGATGCTGTGTATTCGACCGCATCCCCTGATGCTCAAAAGAACCTGACACTGGAGTTTTCCAGACGGGCGCGCGGCATACCCGTTTGGGCCGCTCTGCGCAGTTTGGGAAGATCGGGTGTTGCAGAAATGGTCGAACGGCACTGCGCACTCGCGGAACGCATTGCAGCAGGGCTAAAAGAGGCTGGCTACACCGTTCTTAATCGGGTGGTTCTCAACCAGGTAGTGGCGTGTGCGTCGAACGATGACGAGACAAAGCGTATCGTCAAGGCTGCACAGGAGTCAGGAGAAACGTGGTTTGGAGCAACCGTGTGGCAAGGAAAAGCTGCTTTTCGAATCAGTGTGTCGTCCTGGAGGACAACCCAGCTATACGCAGATCAGTTGATTGCTCTATTGCGGTCTCTACAGCAAACGTCACAAATCGTACCCTAA
- a CDS encoding alkylmercury lyase family protein produces MAERLAHDQEQHLADVHAVIVQQLLESGRSPHPELIAQLLQITSQDLSDRLNRLAELHGLVLHPHVAEPWIVHPFSTTPTLNFVEGENHGWWAPCLWCAFGIAQLAGGRIRIHSRLGAETEPLILEVEEGMPVTGSDIVVHFSIPPRNAWSNVHQHCSLVLPFRTEADVLAWCNKHGCSYGEAVPLETTAELARRWYGPYARSSWRKWSMEQAQQIFRDSGLNSAFWELSGKGTY; encoded by the coding sequence ATGGCAGAGCGATTGGCGCACGACCAGGAGCAACATCTGGCTGACGTTCACGCTGTAATTGTTCAGCAACTACTGGAGAGCGGACGATCTCCGCATCCTGAGTTGATTGCTCAACTCCTACAGATTACCTCGCAGGATCTGAGCGACAGGTTGAACAGACTGGCCGAATTGCATGGCCTGGTTCTGCACCCGCATGTGGCTGAGCCGTGGATCGTTCATCCTTTCTCGACTACGCCGACACTCAACTTCGTTGAGGGTGAGAATCACGGATGGTGGGCACCTTGCCTCTGGTGTGCTTTTGGTATCGCCCAACTTGCTGGGGGCCGCATCCGCATTCATTCCAGACTAGGGGCCGAAACGGAACCGCTCATCCTGGAAGTCGAAGAGGGTATGCCCGTGACGGGCAGCGATATAGTCGTGCACTTCTCGATTCCACCCCGGAATGCGTGGAGCAACGTGCATCAGCATTGTTCCCTGGTGCTTCCCTTCCGCACTGAGGCAGATGTGCTCGCCTGGTGTAACAAGCATGGCTGCTCCTACGGGGAAGCTGTTCCGCTCGAAACCACTGCCGAACTGGCAAGACGGTGGTATGGCCCGTATGCCAGGTCATCCTGGCGCAAGTGGTCGATGGAACAGGCGCAGCAGATCTTTCGCGACTCTGGCCTCAACTCTGCTTTTTGGGAACTGTCTGGGAAAGGAACCTACTGA
- a CDS encoding CGNR zinc finger domain-containing protein yields MALRKNPDLDAQVGRILAVLNSRGVGFEGGLEQLSDADAAAKFLAPAFGAEIRLPSKVLSDLKRLRQALLELISSGWKSNAAANTLNDIATRSTYKIVFRSDQEALFEPFGSTTIVGLVLKDVAALIEAGQWNRVKHCSNEACSSTFFDRSKNKTQRWHSFELCGNRHNVAAHRARLQ; encoded by the coding sequence ATGGCACTGCGAAAAAACCCGGATTTGGATGCCCAAGTGGGGCGCATCCTGGCTGTCCTCAACTCGCGCGGCGTGGGCTTCGAAGGCGGATTGGAGCAGCTCAGCGACGCGGACGCAGCCGCAAAGTTCCTGGCGCCTGCGTTTGGCGCAGAAATTCGTCTGCCGTCAAAGGTACTGAGTGACTTGAAACGGTTGAGGCAAGCGCTGTTAGAACTTATCTCCTCGGGTTGGAAAAGCAACGCTGCAGCCAATACCCTGAACGACATCGCGACGCGGTCAACCTACAAGATTGTGTTCCGCAGCGACCAAGAGGCTCTCTTCGAGCCGTTTGGTTCCACCACAATCGTCGGGCTCGTCCTCAAGGATGTCGCGGCACTCATCGAAGCAGGCCAATGGAATCGTGTAAAGCACTGCTCGAATGAGGCGTGTTCTTCTACGTTTTTCGACCGCAGCAAGAACAAAACGCAACGCTGGCATTCCTTTGAATTATGTGGAAACAGACACAACGTAGCGGCTCATCGGGCTCGACTTCAATAA
- a CDS encoding zinc-dependent alcohol dehydrogenase family protein, which yields MRRLLLTAFGEAAKVVRLDTTAAQPLSSDDLLIRMEAAPINRSDFMLIEGKYGVRPSFPYNLGSEGVGKVVAAGERGRSLEGKRVLILPTYEQGTWAEETIVDRKNVVEVSDTADPVQLAMLGINPATAYLLLKQYTHLMPGDWIGQTAANAAMGQYIIQLAKLAGLKTLNVVRRPEAADAVRTFGGDVVVLQGDGLKQDIEAALGSNRLSIAFDTVGGEPIGTLLQFVRDGGIGVGYGLQSGVFPRINPVDMYFRSLSFHGFWLINWIRNAPRHELKWTYQHLASLVAEGKLFAEVQKTYTLDQFQNAIADAQSAERSGKIVFRF from the coding sequence ATGCGACGATTACTACTTACAGCCTTCGGAGAAGCCGCAAAGGTGGTCCGGCTCGATACGACCGCAGCGCAGCCGCTCTCTTCCGATGATCTCTTGATCCGGATGGAGGCGGCTCCCATCAATCGTTCGGACTTCATGCTGATCGAAGGAAAATATGGAGTACGCCCAAGCTTTCCCTACAACCTGGGCTCGGAGGGAGTCGGAAAAGTCGTTGCGGCGGGTGAGCGCGGTCGATCTCTCGAAGGGAAGCGCGTCCTTATCCTGCCTACTTACGAGCAGGGAACATGGGCTGAAGAGACCATCGTTGATCGTAAGAATGTTGTTGAAGTCAGCGATACAGCAGATCCGGTGCAACTCGCGATGCTGGGGATCAATCCTGCGACGGCTTATCTTCTGCTGAAGCAGTATACCCACCTCATGCCGGGGGATTGGATTGGCCAGACGGCGGCGAACGCTGCGATGGGTCAGTACATTATCCAGCTTGCAAAGCTGGCTGGTCTCAAGACGCTGAATGTTGTTCGTCGTCCCGAGGCTGCCGACGCCGTGCGGACATTCGGCGGGGATGTAGTCGTGCTGCAAGGCGACGGGCTCAAACAGGACATCGAAGCCGCTCTCGGATCAAACCGTCTGAGCATCGCCTTCGATACTGTTGGCGGTGAGCCGATCGGAACACTGCTGCAGTTCGTCAGAGATGGCGGTATAGGCGTGGGATATGGCCTGCAATCGGGCGTGTTTCCCAGGATCAATCCAGTGGACATGTACTTCCGCAGCCTTAGCTTCCATGGCTTCTGGCTGATCAACTGGATTCGCAATGCTCCGCGACACGAGCTGAAGTGGACCTACCAACACCTCGCCTCCCTGGTTGCGGAGGGAAAACTCTTCGCCGAAGTTCAGAAAACCTACACGCTCGATCAGTTTCAGAACGCCATAGCTGATGCTCAAAGCGCGGAGCGCAGCGGCAAAATCGTCTTCCGTTTCTAG
- a CDS encoding nitroreductase family protein: MSLLPALQTRYAVKKFNPAATISRAQLELLLEALRLAPTSFNLQPFRLVQVIDPAVRERIRSEAAFHQPQVTEASLLFVLAAETNVDERTIARSIDLAAAIRNVPRSSLEARENQIKGFVMSFPPEQRLAWAQRQAYIALGVLVSAAAEAKIDVSSMEGFVPDKVDAILGLSEKLLRSTVLVAVGVHSEDDEFAHLAKVRKPIEQIFQVL, from the coding sequence ATGTCATTGCTACCTGCGCTTCAGACGCGCTACGCCGTTAAGAAATTCAACCCAGCCGCGACGATTTCTCGTGCTCAACTCGAACTGCTGCTGGAAGCCCTACGGCTCGCCCCTACCTCTTTCAACCTTCAGCCCTTTCGGCTGGTACAGGTCATCGATCCTGCAGTTCGTGAGCGGATTCGCAGCGAGGCGGCATTCCATCAGCCTCAGGTCACGGAAGCGTCGCTACTGTTTGTTCTTGCTGCAGAGACCAATGTGGACGAGCGAACAATCGCGCGCTCCATCGATCTTGCAGCTGCTATCCGTAATGTCCCACGGTCCTCTTTGGAAGCTCGCGAAAACCAGATCAAAGGGTTTGTGATGAGCTTTCCTCCTGAGCAGAGACTTGCCTGGGCGCAGAGACAGGCTTACATCGCCCTCGGTGTTCTTGTCAGCGCGGCCGCTGAAGCAAAGATTGATGTGAGCTCGATGGAAGGCTTTGTTCCAGATAAGGTGGACGCAATCCTGGGCTTGTCCGAGAAGTTGCTTCGGTCAACCGTGCTGGTAGCTGTCGGCGTTCATTCTGAGGATGACGAGTTCGCGCATCTTGCAAAGGTGCGTAAGCCTATCGAACAGATCTTTCAGGTCTTGTAG
- a CDS encoding putative quinol monooxygenase: protein MPAHKVVLLVEAKIKPEHRELILAVAADNLPLTRAEPGVEAFYQTARQDDPNTLVFFEVFESESAHDLHMQEEYTKKVFQTLEGRLSAPPVVTRLIEL, encoded by the coding sequence ATGCCCGCACACAAAGTAGTTCTTCTTGTAGAAGCGAAGATAAAACCAGAGCACAGAGAATTGATCCTTGCCGTTGCTGCCGACAACTTGCCGCTCACTCGTGCAGAGCCGGGTGTCGAAGCGTTCTATCAAACCGCACGACAGGATGATCCGAATACCCTCGTGTTCTTCGAGGTATTCGAATCTGAAAGCGCGCATGACCTCCATATGCAGGAGGAGTACACAAAGAAAGTCTTTCAGACATTGGAAGGCCGGCTTTCAGCTCCCCCTGTAGTCACGCGGCTCATAGAACTTTGA
- a CDS encoding SDR family oxidoreductase, with translation MTAQRVLVAGASGRLGQMVLQQLQTLGASRIIATSRTPQKLAAFASSKIDVRAADFNNPRSLPRAFSGVDRMLLISTDDLFSGQRVQQHKSAIEAAQRAGVRHIVYTSMPDPQGSKAIPFAPDHIATEAALEGSGMGYTILRVAWYSENPIDLGLIPSAIRTGIWLTSAGAGKIAYVPRFDVARAAAAALLHSDEGNKVYDLTGPETLTAEQLANSLATVSRKFIQVRQMDDETLGRELVASGVPAQLAPMLVTTDANTREGHFNLATTSVKDLTGTPAASFEEFLWKNKQELTLLAAH, from the coding sequence ATGACAGCACAGCGTGTTCTCGTGGCAGGGGCAAGTGGACGGCTCGGCCAGATGGTTCTTCAACAACTCCAAACGTTAGGAGCATCTCGTATTATCGCCACCTCGCGAACTCCGCAGAAACTTGCCGCCTTCGCGAGTTCGAAGATCGATGTTCGAGCAGCTGACTTCAACAATCCCAGATCCTTGCCGCGAGCCTTCTCAGGCGTTGATCGCATGCTCCTGATTTCAACGGACGACCTCTTTTCCGGCCAGCGAGTTCAGCAGCATAAGAGCGCGATTGAAGCCGCTCAGCGGGCAGGTGTTCGTCATATCGTCTACACTTCCATGCCCGATCCTCAAGGAAGCAAAGCAATTCCTTTCGCTCCCGATCACATCGCGACGGAAGCTGCGCTAGAGGGAAGCGGCATGGGGTACACCATTCTTCGCGTCGCCTGGTACTCCGAAAATCCCATTGACTTAGGGCTGATTCCCTCTGCGATACGTACTGGAATCTGGCTCACCTCAGCAGGAGCCGGGAAGATCGCCTATGTGCCGCGTTTCGATGTTGCACGCGCGGCCGCAGCGGCACTGCTTCACTCAGACGAAGGAAACAAGGTCTACGACCTTACAGGGCCGGAGACTCTCACTGCAGAACAACTGGCGAACAGCCTCGCGACGGTGAGTAGAAAGTTTATCCAGGTGCGACAAATGGACGACGAGACTCTTGGACGTGAGCTGGTAGCCAGCGGCGTACCTGCCCAACTTGCTCCGATGCTGGTTACCACAGATGCCAATACTCGCGAGGGCCACTTCAATCTCGCGACAACATCGGTGAAAGATCTTACTGGTACACCTGCCGCCAGCTTTGAGGAGTTCCTTTGGAAAAACAAACAGGAACTCACGCTACTCGCGGCTCACTGA
- a CDS encoding SDR family oxidoreductase, giving the protein MSRKLQGKIALVTGGNSGIGLATASEFIKEGAFVYVTARRLAELDDAVKTLGAQSKGIKTDVSKLDELDRLIAQIEAEKGRIDVLFVNAGVPSFAPLGSITEEHFDQIFGINVKGLVFTVQKALPLIPDGGSIVLNASIESKQGKPAFSIYSATKAAVRSFARGWTSDLKDRRIRVNVVSPGPINTPGLNGLAGATTAEQLQGFHDHLGSDIPLGRLGRPEEVAKAVAFLASEEASFVAGIELFVDGGVAQI; this is encoded by the coding sequence ATGTCACGAAAGCTACAAGGCAAAATCGCACTCGTTACCGGAGGAAACTCAGGCATCGGCCTCGCTACCGCTAGTGAGTTTATAAAAGAAGGCGCATTCGTTTACGTCACCGCGCGACGCCTGGCGGAGCTCGATGACGCCGTAAAAACTCTGGGAGCTCAATCGAAAGGGATCAAGACCGATGTGAGCAAGCTGGATGAGCTCGATAGACTCATCGCTCAGATTGAAGCGGAAAAGGGGCGTATTGATGTGCTCTTTGTAAATGCGGGCGTGCCAAGCTTCGCTCCGCTCGGTTCGATTACGGAAGAACACTTCGATCAAATCTTTGGCATCAACGTCAAAGGACTCGTTTTTACTGTGCAGAAGGCTTTGCCTCTCATTCCAGACGGTGGCTCCATCGTCCTCAACGCTTCAATTGAGTCCAAGCAAGGGAAGCCGGCATTCAGTATTTATTCGGCGACAAAAGCGGCAGTGCGTTCGTTTGCCCGGGGTTGGACCAGCGATCTGAAAGATCGACGTATCCGTGTGAATGTCGTGAGCCCCGGACCGATCAACACACCTGGCCTTAACGGGCTAGCAGGTGCAACGACTGCTGAGCAGCTTCAGGGGTTCCATGATCATCTTGGGTCAGATATTCCCTTGGGGCGGCTTGGGCGCCCGGAGGAGGTAGCAAAAGCTGTTGCGTTTCTCGCTTCTGAGGAAGCCAGCTTCGTCGCGGGTATAGAGCTATTCGTCGATGGCGGCGTAGCTCAGATCTGA